The following are encoded together in the Anoplopoma fimbria isolate UVic2021 breed Golden Eagle Sablefish chromosome 13, Afim_UVic_2022, whole genome shotgun sequence genome:
- the rasef gene encoding ras and EF-hand domain-containing protein homolog, producing MSAQEQDRLRVLFNAYDVDNSGRIERDEFLTICAELQVSEAEADGIFDRLDVDNDGTVTLLEFISGFHDRYGEDMESDGGDVSAAWENFEMRLGEQAKFIPKNEQAATLYQNISLTEPRLINQFEKVIINFTKEIKQQNSEMENLALAIKRAQDQASMQLSEMEDEMDQRIHAAERKTREQEKRQTEAALSELRRSYETEVCELQCKIQRMQMIEEKYKNITVKDESPALKKKINELTLENQRLKQELLKSQTKVACLRSEMDSLKTELTDQSISSERDEELMTHFSDERDILENQIEILQTANRKLHDSNDGLRTALERTSRSSNGGSPGDIKDRSRSKSICYTSTHALMDRFCQRMDDFPLYSRRPSCDSLALAMCDPGLRRRRSSECEEDSLPEIYMDSGLSTLRGSHGGYDSEQETKGQEEEEEEEREQKKGEHDNNDSITGENSDTEPAETQDSESAFGSDSSSVLDWKPSESISVTNTPAPTTRKALSAISVQKEDKDSTDLGYMTSEKAYRIVLAGDAAVGKSSFLLRLCKNEFKLNSSATLGVDFQMKTLVVDGEPVLLQLWDTAGQERFRSIAKSYFRRADGVLLLYDVTCEKSFLDVREWVDMIEDVSQEDIPIMLVGNKCDLRQDGANCVPTSYGQKLAMTYNTLFCETSAKDGSNILEAVLHLARQVTKQAAFDDKSHYQSLPNLDAPRKKPNFSCCN from the exons ATGAGCGCACAGGAGCAGGACCGGCTGCGTGTCCTCTTTAACGCCTACGACGTGGACAACTCCGGGCGGATCGAGAGAGACGAGTTCCTCACCATCTGTGCGGAGCTGCAGGTGTCCGAGGCCGAGGCTGACGGGATATTTGACCGACTGGACGTGGACAACGACGGGACCGTCACCCTGCTGGAGTTCATCAGCGGCTTCCACGACCGCTACGGAGAGGACATGGAGTCGGACGGAGGAGACGTGTCCGCCGCCTGGGAGAACTTCGAGATGAGACTAGGAGAGCAGGCCAAGTTCATCCCCAA GAATGAACAAGCAGCTACGTTGTACCAGAACATCAGTCTGACTGAGCCGAGACTGATAAATCAGTTTGAGAAAGTCATCATAAACTTCACCAAAGAGATCAAACAGCAGAACTCAGAGATGGAGAACCTGGCTCTCGCCATCAAACG AGCGCAGGACCAGGCATCTATGCAGCTCAGTGAAATGGAAGATGAGATGGACCAGCGCATTCATGCTGCGGAGAGAAAAACACGAGAGCAG GAGAAAAGGCAAACAGAGGCCGCACTGAGCGAGTTACGGAGAAGTTATGAAACTGAAGTGTGTGAGCTGCAGTGTAAGATCCAGAGGATGCAGATG ATAGAAGAGAAGTACAAGAACATCACTGTGAAAGACGAGAGTCCTGCgctgaagaagaagataaaTGAGCTAACACTG GAGAACCAGCGGTTAAAACAGGAGCTGTTGAAGTCTCAGACCAAAGTTGCCTGTCTGCGCAGTGAGATGGACTCGCTGAAGACGGAGCTGACCGATCAAAGCATCAGCTCTGAACG agatgaggagctCATGACACACTTCTCTGATGAGCGAGACATCTTGGAGAACCAGATCGAGATTCTGCA GACGGCCAACAGGAAGCTGCATGACAGCAACGATGGCCTGAGGACCGCCTTGGAGAGAACCAGCAGG TCTAGTAACGGTGGATCCCCAGGAGACATAAAGGACAGAAGCAGAAGTAAAAGCATCTGCTACACGTCAACTCATGCACTAATGGATAG GTTCTGCCAGCGTATGGATGATTTCCCTTTGTACAGCCGCCGACCCAGCTGTGACAGTCTGGCCTTGGCCATGTGTGACCCAGGCCTGAGGCGCAGACGCAGCAGTGAGTGCGAGGAGGACAGCCTGCCTGAGATCTACATGGACAGCGGCCTGTCGACACTCAGAGGTTCCCACGGAGGCTACGATTCAGAGCAGGAGACCAAAGgtcaagaagaagaggaagaggaagagagggagcaGAAGAAAGGGGAGCATGACAACAATGATAGCATCACGGGAGAAAACTCTGACACTGAG CCAGCAGAGACTCAGGACAGTGAGTCAGCATTCGGGTCAGACAGCAGTTCAGTTTTGGACTGGAAGCCATCTGAATCCATCAGTGTGACCAATACCCCAGCCCCAACTACACGAAAAGCCCTGAGTGCCATCAGTGTTCAG AAGGAGGACAAGGACAGCACAGACCTTGGCTACATGACATCAGAGAAGGCTTACAGGATTGTGTTGGCTGGAGATGCTGCTGTGGGAAAGTCCAGTTTCCTGCTTCGCCTCTGCAAGAACGAATTCAAATTAAACTCAAGCGCTACATTGG GAGTGGATTTCCAGATGAAGACTCTAGTCGTGGATGGAGAGCCTGTTTTACTACAACTATGGGACACTGCAGGACAAGAgag GTTTCGCAGCATTGCGAAGTCGTATTTCCGCCGGGCCGATGGTGTGTTGCTGCTGTACGACGTCACCTGTGAGAAGAGCTTTCTTGATGTACGAGAGTGGGTGGACATGATTGAG GATGTGTCTCAGGAGGATATTCCCATCATGCTCGTGGGTAATAAGTGTGACCTTAGACAAGATGGAGCAAACTGTGTTCCTACCAGCTATGGACAAAAACTGGCCATG ACATACAACACTCTGTTCTGTGAAACTAGTGCCAAAGATGGTTCCAACATTCTGGAGGCTGTGCTGCACCTGGCCAG GCAGGTAACCAAACAGGCTGCATTTGATGACAAAAGTCACTATCAGTCGCTGCCCAACTTAGATGCTCCCAGGAAGAAACCAAACTTCTCCTGCTGCAACTGA